The Gemmatimonadaceae bacterium genome includes a window with the following:
- a CDS encoding substrate-binding domain-containing protein, which yields MPRASRFVRFASLGLIAWAAACGGSNKVAAGGSTAATAAANTALPKTFTIAMIAKSSTNPVFLSGRIGAEAAAAEQSKKLGINISIDWLTPPTEDAQVQAQRVSQAVDAGDNAILMSTSDANKVTDAINSAVDRGVPVMMFDSDAPNSKRFSFYGGDDNAIGRQVMDELAKQMNGKGNIAILAGNQNAPNLQQRVQGVKDAAAKYPGIKILSTFYHAETPQDAAAEVIRAMNAYPNIQGWAMIGGWALWTKALLTTLDPSKIKVVSVDALPQQLAYITKGIAPVLLAQPTYDWGYVSVNTIVDHVLLHQDVPAHVQMNLIRVTKDNLGTYARQLKAWGFTDVDSTYLALPH from the coding sequence ATGCCGCGTGCCTCTCGCTTTGTCCGTTTCGCTTCCCTTGGATTGATCGCCTGGGCAGCCGCCTGTGGCGGTTCCAATAAAGTCGCGGCCGGCGGCAGCACCGCCGCCACGGCGGCGGCGAATACCGCGCTCCCCAAGACGTTCACGATCGCCATGATCGCCAAGAGTTCCACCAATCCGGTGTTCCTCTCGGGGCGGATCGGCGCCGAAGCGGCGGCCGCCGAGCAGAGCAAGAAGCTCGGCATCAACATCAGCATCGACTGGCTCACACCGCCCACCGAGGACGCACAGGTCCAGGCCCAGCGCGTGTCCCAGGCCGTGGACGCCGGCGACAACGCCATCCTCATGTCCACGAGCGATGCGAACAAGGTCACCGATGCGATCAACTCGGCGGTGGATCGCGGGGTACCGGTGATGATGTTCGACAGCGACGCCCCCAACTCCAAGCGCTTCTCGTTCTATGGGGGCGACGACAACGCGATCGGCCGCCAGGTGATGGACGAACTCGCCAAGCAGATGAACGGCAAGGGCAACATCGCGATTCTCGCCGGCAACCAGAACGCGCCCAACCTGCAGCAGCGTGTGCAGGGGGTGAAGGACGCCGCCGCGAAGTACCCCGGCATCAAGATCCTCAGCACCTTCTATCATGCGGAGACGCCGCAGGACGCTGCCGCGGAGGTCATACGGGCGATGAACGCCTACCCCAACATCCAGGGTTGGGCGATGATCGGCGGTTGGGCGCTCTGGACCAAGGCGCTGCTCACCACGCTCGACCCATCCAAGATCAAGGTGGTGTCGGTGGACGCGCTGCCGCAGCAGCTGGCGTACATCACCAAGGGCATCGCCCCCGTGCTGCTGGCCCAGCCCACGTACGACTGGGGCTACGTGTCGGTGAACACCATCGTGGACCACGTGTTGCTGCACCAGGACGTGCCGGCACACGTGCAGATGAATCTGATCCGCGTCACCAAGGACAACCTGGGCACCTATGCGCGGCAGCTGAAGGCATGGGGATTCACCGACGTCGACTCCACGTATCTCGCGCTGCCCCACTGA
- a CDS encoding L-fucose/L-arabinose isomerase family protein: MTMPLHQIQSRKRAADVARKPASAPRAAPKRAAPAKRVTVGLLVGNRGFFPGHLAREGRDQMLAVLKEEGFDVVALGANDTRYGAVESRDEAKACAALFRKHRDRIAGVVVTLPNFGDERGVAETLRLAGLHVPVLVHAAADDPKQMLIANRRDAFCGKMSVCNVLTQYGIPYSLTTVHTVAPGAESFRKDLRKFAGVCRVVNGLRTARIGAIGARPAAFKTVRYSEKILEAQGIAVEPIDLSEILGRVERIKDGDRAVKRKLEQMHAYVSTDGVPDAALLKMAKLGAVVDGWMKEADVTVSAVQCWTSLEEFFGVVPCTLMSMMSNDLMPSACEVDVCGTVSMYALTLASGTPSALLDWNNNYGDDPDKAVCFHCSNLPKAFFDDQRMDYQEIIAGTVGRENTYGTIVGRVKAGPMTFARFSTDDRSGGMRGYVGEGRFTKDPLNTFGGAGVVEIGNLQHLLRYICENGFEHHVAANLSVVADVLHEATTRYLGWDTLRHE, translated from the coding sequence ATGACGATGCCTCTCCACCAGATCCAGTCCAGAAAGCGCGCCGCCGACGTGGCGCGGAAGCCGGCCTCCGCACCGCGCGCCGCCCCAAAACGCGCGGCGCCCGCCAAGCGCGTCACCGTGGGGTTGCTGGTCGGCAACCGAGGCTTCTTTCCCGGGCACCTGGCGCGCGAAGGGCGCGACCAGATGCTCGCCGTGCTCAAGGAAGAAGGGTTCGACGTCGTGGCACTCGGCGCGAACGACACGCGGTACGGGGCCGTGGAGAGCCGGGACGAAGCCAAGGCCTGCGCGGCACTGTTCAGGAAGCACCGGGATCGCATTGCCGGCGTGGTCGTCACGTTGCCCAACTTCGGCGACGAGCGCGGCGTGGCCGAGACGCTGCGCCTGGCGGGATTGCACGTCCCGGTGCTCGTGCACGCCGCCGCCGACGACCCGAAGCAGATGTTGATCGCCAATCGGCGCGACGCATTCTGCGGCAAGATGTCGGTGTGCAACGTGCTCACGCAGTACGGCATCCCCTATTCGCTCACCACCGTGCACACGGTGGCACCCGGAGCGGAAAGTTTCCGCAAAGATCTTCGCAAATTCGCCGGGGTGTGCCGCGTGGTCAACGGCCTCCGTACGGCGCGCATCGGCGCCATCGGCGCGCGGCCGGCGGCGTTCAAGACCGTCCGCTACAGCGAGAAGATCCTCGAAGCGCAGGGGATCGCCGTGGAACCGATCGATCTCTCGGAGATCCTCGGCCGGGTGGAACGGATCAAGGACGGCGACCGCGCCGTGAAGCGCAAGCTCGAGCAGATGCACGCCTACGTGAGCACCGACGGCGTGCCCGACGCGGCGTTGCTCAAGATGGCCAAGCTCGGCGCCGTGGTGGACGGCTGGATGAAGGAGGCCGACGTGACGGTGAGCGCGGTGCAGTGCTGGACGTCGCTGGAGGAATTCTTCGGCGTCGTGCCGTGCACGCTGATGAGCATGATGAGCAACGACCTGATGCCCAGCGCCTGCGAGGTGGACGTGTGCGGCACGGTGAGCATGTACGCCCTCACGCTCGCCTCGGGCACCCCGAGCGCACTGCTCGACTGGAACAACAATTATGGCGACGACCCCGACAAGGCCGTCTGCTTCCACTGCAGCAACCTGCCCAAGGCGTTCTTCGACGACCAGCGCATGGACTACCAGGAGATCATCGCCGGAACCGTCGGGCGGGAAAACACCTATGGCACCATCGTGGGACGGGTGAAGGCCGGTCCGATGACGTTCGCCCGCTTCTCGACCGACGACCGGTCGGGCGGGATGCGCGGCTACGTGGGCGAGGGGCGGTTCACCAAGGATCCGCTCAACACGTTCGGCGGCGCCGGCGTGGTGGAGATCGGCAATCTCCAGCACCTGTTGCGCTACATCTGCGAGAACGGCTTCGAGCATCACGTAGCGGCCAATCTCTCCGTGGTCGCCGACGTGCTGCACGAGGCCACCACCCGGTACCTCGGGTGGGACACGCTGCGCCACGAGTAG
- a CDS encoding ABC transporter permease — MVLRSPQLGLLGVLVALSVVLTLTAGSHVDALTGQTVNNFLNKYTLLQMATDASGFAIMGVGATIVIIAGGIDLSVGAVYAVSGVTMAMVLRAVGPMGPVATVALGLATCISVSLMCGLANGIMVIGLGVHSFIITLGTMWILRGLAFVTSHAESIILPGRLTNVVRAQMGLGEGLYPVPMLVMFVVTALGAVYLSRTVMGRHVFAVGGNPEASRYAGLNVKRVTLGVFVLSGLSAGIAAFLGAGFYGSSTSSDANGYELYVIASAVVGGASLSGGKGSAVSAMLGAMLIVVIRQAIRTLHLDQNYEWIIVGTAMILAVVIDQSGTRLMSRRLTAGRDSSRST; from the coding sequence TTGGTTCTCCGTTCGCCGCAGCTCGGTCTGCTGGGCGTGCTGGTGGCGCTGAGCGTCGTGTTGACGCTCACCGCCGGATCGCACGTGGATGCGTTGACGGGACAAACGGTCAACAACTTTCTGAACAAGTACACGCTGCTCCAGATGGCCACCGACGCCAGCGGGTTCGCGATCATGGGCGTCGGCGCGACGATCGTCATCATCGCCGGCGGCATCGACCTGTCGGTGGGCGCCGTGTACGCGGTCTCCGGCGTCACCATGGCGATGGTGCTCCGCGCCGTCGGCCCGATGGGCCCCGTGGCGACGGTCGCCCTGGGGCTCGCCACCTGCATCAGCGTGAGCCTGATGTGCGGACTCGCCAACGGGATCATGGTGATCGGCCTGGGCGTGCACTCGTTCATCATCACGCTGGGCACGATGTGGATTCTGCGTGGCCTCGCGTTCGTCACGAGCCACGCCGAGAGCATCATCCTGCCGGGCCGCCTCACCAATGTCGTGCGGGCGCAGATGGGACTGGGCGAGGGGCTCTACCCGGTGCCGATGCTGGTCATGTTCGTGGTCACCGCTCTCGGCGCGGTCTACCTGTCGCGCACGGTCATGGGCCGTCACGTCTTCGCGGTGGGCGGCAACCCCGAAGCGAGCCGGTATGCCGGCCTCAACGTGAAGCGTGTGACCCTCGGCGTGTTCGTCCTCTCGGGCCTCTCGGCTGGCATCGCCGCCTTCCTCGGCGCCGGCTTCTACGGATCATCCACCTCGTCCGATGCCAACGGGTACGAACTGTACGTGATCGCGTCGGCCGTCGTCGGCGGCGCGAGTCTGTCCGGCGGTAAGGGCAGCGCGGTGAGCGCCATGCTCGGCGCCATGCTCATCGTCGTCATCCGACAGGCCATCCGCACGCTGCACCTCGATCAGAATTATGAATGGATCATCGTCGGCACGGCGATGATCCTCGCCGTCGTCATCGATCAGAGCGGCACCCGGCTGATGTCGCGCCGCCTGACCGCTGGCCGCGACTCGTCGCGGTCCACCTAG
- a CDS encoding aldose epimerase family protein, with protein MSKTPPASAAAASVTRAPFGVLANGDSVHVFTLTNTQGIQLRALDYGGIIQSLRTPDRTGKFGDIVLGFDSLDQYVKLSPYFGAIVGRYANRIAKGRFTLDGKTYTLATNNGPNALHGGLVGFDKVVWGAEPFQNDSSVGVVWTHISPDGDQGYPGTLSARVTYTLTNDDRLIIDYQATTDKPTILNITNHSYFNLAGAGSGDVLNEVMMINADSITPVDSTLIPTGKLEAVAGTPFDFRTPTAIGARITAPNQQLRFAGGYDHNFVLNGAESGLSHAAQAVDPAAGRTLDVYTTQPGLQFYTGNFLDGSFAGIGGVYGHRSGFALETQHYPDSPNHANFPSVVLRPGDTYRSQTVFRFGVEK; from the coding sequence ATGTCCAAGACTCCCCCGGCCAGCGCCGCGGCGGCGAGCGTCACCCGGGCGCCGTTCGGCGTGCTGGCCAACGGCGATTCCGTCCATGTCTTCACTCTCACCAACACCCAGGGCATCCAACTGCGCGCGCTGGACTACGGCGGCATCATCCAGTCGCTTCGCACGCCGGACCGCACGGGCAAGTTCGGCGACATCGTGCTCGGCTTCGACTCGCTCGACCAGTATGTGAAGCTCTCGCCCTACTTCGGGGCCATCGTCGGCCGGTATGCCAACCGCATCGCCAAGGGACGCTTCACCCTCGACGGCAAGACCTACACGCTGGCCACCAACAACGGCCCCAATGCCCTGCACGGCGGGCTCGTGGGGTTCGACAAGGTCGTATGGGGCGCCGAGCCGTTCCAGAACGACAGCAGCGTCGGTGTGGTGTGGACGCACATCAGCCCCGACGGCGACCAGGGGTATCCCGGTACGCTCTCGGCGCGCGTCACCTACACCCTCACCAATGATGATCGGTTGATCATCGACTACCAGGCCACTACCGACAAGCCGACGATCCTGAACATCACCAACCACAGCTACTTCAACCTGGCCGGCGCCGGGTCCGGCGACGTGCTGAACGAAGTGATGATGATCAACGCCGACTCCATCACGCCCGTCGATTCGACGCTCATCCCCACCGGCAAACTCGAAGCCGTGGCAGGAACGCCCTTCGACTTCCGCACCCCCACCGCCATCGGGGCGCGCATCACCGCCCCCAACCAGCAGCTCAGGTTCGCCGGCGGATACGATCACAACTTCGTGCTCAATGGCGCCGAAAGCGGGCTCTCGCACGCCGCGCAGGCCGTCGATCCCGCCGCCGGGCGCACGCTCGACGTCTACACCACGCAGCCCGGCCTCCAGTTCTACACCGGGAACTTCCTCGATGGATCGTTCGCCGGGATCGGCGGTGTGTACGGACACCGGTCCGGGTTCGCCCTCGAGACGCAGCATTATCCCGATTCACCCAACCACGCGAACTTCCCGTCGGTCGTCCTGCGCCCGGGCGACACGTACCGGTCGCAGACGGTGTTCCGGTTCGGCGTGGAGAAGTAG
- a CDS encoding sugar ABC transporter ATP-binding protein gives MTEPAVRFSGITKRFPGVTALHDVSFDVAPGSCHAVCGENGAGKSTLGKILAGLIEPDAGQIELRGRAVRFTSPRDALKAGVAMVHQELALCENMTVAENLCLGNLPARRLFVSRERLHARARDLLAAVGADTDVSRAMSGLTMAEQQRVQIAAAVGSGARIIVFDEPTSSLAEGEAVALYELIGRLTASGVTVLYVSHRMHEIFRLCDTVTVLRDGRHVATRAIAALDEATIVQLMIGRKLDQYFPAHVGGQRGAELLRVEGLTHAGRFENVSFAVHAGEVVGLAGLVGAGRSEVAQAIFGLDPRAGGTVYLAGRRVRIRSPRHAMALGIGFVPEDRKRQGLVLSLAARENTTLPTLGRLARHTWIQRRRERAVTLEYFHRLGIRANLVDAGTSSLSGGNQQKVVLAKWLAAESRVLILDEPTRGVDVGAKAELHAWIDRLAASGVGILLISSELPELLNLSTRILVLRAGRITGEVSRTRADQDLLLRMMTGLDGAVAVA, from the coding sequence ATGACCGAGCCCGCGGTTCGCTTCTCCGGCATCACCAAGCGCTTTCCCGGCGTCACGGCGCTGCACGACGTCTCGTTCGACGTCGCGCCGGGGTCGTGCCACGCCGTGTGCGGTGAGAACGGCGCCGGCAAGAGCACGCTCGGCAAGATCCTCGCCGGACTCATCGAACCCGACGCGGGCCAGATCGAGCTTCGTGGGCGCGCGGTACGGTTCACCAGCCCCCGCGACGCCCTCAAGGCGGGCGTCGCCATGGTGCACCAGGAACTGGCGCTGTGTGAGAACATGACCGTGGCCGAGAATCTCTGCCTGGGCAATCTGCCCGCGCGGAGGCTGTTCGTCTCGCGTGAACGGCTCCACGCCCGGGCCCGGGACCTGTTGGCTGCGGTCGGCGCCGACACCGACGTGTCGCGCGCCATGTCCGGCCTCACGATGGCCGAGCAGCAGCGCGTGCAGATCGCCGCCGCCGTAGGCAGCGGCGCCCGCATCATCGTATTCGACGAACCCACGAGCAGCCTGGCCGAAGGCGAGGCTGTCGCGCTGTACGAGCTGATCGGGCGCCTCACGGCGAGCGGCGTCACCGTGCTCTACGTGTCGCACCGCATGCACGAGATCTTCCGGCTCTGCGACACCGTGACCGTGCTGCGGGATGGGCGGCACGTCGCGACCCGGGCCATCGCCGCGCTCGACGAGGCCACCATCGTGCAGCTCATGATCGGACGCAAACTCGACCAGTACTTCCCCGCGCACGTGGGCGGCCAGCGTGGCGCGGAACTGTTGCGCGTTGAAGGATTGACGCACGCCGGCCGGTTCGAGAACGTGTCGTTTGCCGTGCATGCCGGTGAGGTCGTGGGGTTGGCCGGGCTGGTGGGCGCCGGACGCTCCGAGGTCGCCCAGGCGATTTTCGGACTCGACCCTCGCGCCGGCGGCACCGTGTACCTGGCGGGCCGCCGCGTCCGCATCCGGTCGCCGCGCCACGCCATGGCGCTCGGAATCGGCTTCGTGCCCGAAGATCGCAAGCGGCAGGGGCTCGTCCTCTCGCTCGCCGCTCGCGAGAACACCACGCTTCCCACCCTCGGCCGTCTCGCGCGCCATACGTGGATCCAGCGCCGCCGCGAACGCGCGGTCACGCTCGAGTACTTCCACCGGCTCGGGATCCGCGCCAACCTCGTCGACGCCGGTACGTCGTCGCTGTCGGGCGGCAACCAGCAGAAAGTCGTGCTCGCCAAGTGGCTGGCCGCGGAGAGCCGGGTGCTCATTCTCGACGAACCGACCCGCGGCGTGGACGTCGGCGCCAAAGCCGAGTTGCATGCCTGGATCGACCGACTGGCCGCGAGCGGCGTCGGGATCCTGCTCATCTCCAGCGAGCTGCCCGAACTGCTCAACCTCTCGACGCGGATCCTCGTGCTGCGCGCGGGTCGCATCACCGGTGAAGTGTCGCGCACCCGGGCCGATCAGGATCTGCTGTTGCGGATGATGACCGGACTGGACGGCGCTGTGGCGGTGGCATGA
- a CDS encoding glycoside hydrolase family 27 protein, whose amino-acid sequence MNAIAALLSGLLLAGSAAGYAIPTPSAPARPVPNGLALTPPMGWNSWNKFGCNVSDQLIRGMADAIVATGMRDAGYQYVTIDDCWQVARDANGMIVADSVRFPHGIKALADYIHSKGLKFGIYTDAGRRTCQGRPGSYGHEDQDARTYAAWGVDYVKVDWCNAQGIDAPTQYARIRDALAHAGRPIVFSICEWGSNQPWNWAPPVGNLWRTTDDIWDSFDSMVANVDLNMQYWHSAGPGHWNDPDMLEVGNGGMTPTEYRAHFSLWAEMAAPLIAGNDVRALLDTTSREARSTRSILLNKEVIAVDQDSLGAQGMVVEDYPPELQVWVKPLADGSKAVVLFNRASVASPITADWDRVGIKTKAAQVRDLWAHKDLGIVERRFTATVPSHGVVMLRVKPVAE is encoded by the coding sequence CATGGGGTGGAACAGCTGGAACAAGTTCGGCTGCAACGTGAGCGACCAGTTGATCCGCGGCATGGCCGACGCGATCGTCGCCACGGGGATGCGTGATGCCGGCTATCAGTACGTGACGATCGACGACTGCTGGCAGGTCGCGCGCGACGCGAACGGCATGATCGTGGCCGACTCCGTGCGTTTCCCGCACGGCATCAAGGCGCTGGCCGACTACATCCACAGCAAGGGGCTCAAATTCGGCATCTACACCGACGCCGGGCGTCGTACGTGCCAGGGCCGGCCCGGCTCTTACGGGCACGAAGACCAGGACGCCAGGACGTACGCCGCATGGGGGGTGGACTACGTGAAGGTGGACTGGTGCAACGCGCAGGGCATCGATGCGCCCACCCAGTACGCCAGGATCCGCGACGCGCTGGCCCACGCGGGGCGCCCGATCGTGTTCAGCATTTGCGAATGGGGGAGCAACCAACCCTGGAACTGGGCGCCGCCGGTGGGCAACCTCTGGCGCACGACGGACGACATCTGGGACAGCTTCGACAGCATGGTGGCCAACGTCGACCTCAACATGCAGTACTGGCACTCCGCGGGGCCGGGCCACTGGAATGATCCCGACATGCTCGAAGTGGGAAATGGCGGGATGACGCCCACCGAATACCGGGCCCACTTCAGCCTATGGGCGGAGATGGCCGCACCGTTGATCGCCGGGAACGACGTGCGAGCGTTGTTGGACACGACGTCGCGCGAGGCGCGGTCCACGCGGAGCATTCTGCTCAACAAAGAGGTGATCGCGGTGGACCAGGATTCCCTGGGGGCGCAGGGAATGGTCGTGGAGGACTACCCGCCGGAGCTGCAGGTGTGGGTCAAACCGCTGGCCGACGGCTCGAAGGCGGTGGTGCTGTTCAACCGCGCGTCGGTGGCCAGCCCGATCACGGCCGATTGGGACCGCGTGGGGATCAAGACCAAGGCCGCCCAGGTGCGCGACCTGTGGGCGCACAAGGATCTCGGCATCGTGGAGCGCAGGTTCACCGCCACCGTGCCATCCCACGGCGTGGTGATGCTCCGCGTGAAACCGGTGGCGGAGTGA